From one Caldithrix abyssi DSM 13497 genomic stretch:
- a CDS encoding NAD(P)/FAD-dependent oxidoreductase, with amino-acid sequence MTEAEIIIVGGGPAGASCAAELHRAGRDALILDKKTFPRTKLCAGWVTPRVWKMLGVKPQEYPHSIILFKKLHYIFGKKRLTVPTRQYSIRRYEFDHWLLQRSGARFIRHQVQNIRRHEDHFIIDDQFRCKILVGAGGTNCPVYRTFFARHKPRQPEKRIATMELEFPFAWRDSHCYLWFFDNDLAGYSWYVPKGNGHLNIGIGGKFAILQKKKQTIQQHWQFFVNKLMQKQLIDSEPQAVKGYQYFLRQDDQVQMKDIYLIGDAAGLATIDMGEGIGPAIQSGLLAAEAILTGQPYSIARIPKFSLWDILFWWR; translated from the coding sequence ATGACAGAAGCAGAAATCATTATTGTCGGTGGGGGACCGGCCGGCGCCAGCTGCGCCGCTGAATTGCACCGTGCCGGGCGCGACGCGCTGATTCTGGACAAAAAGACCTTTCCGCGCACCAAGCTTTGCGCAGGTTGGGTCACGCCGCGCGTTTGGAAGATGCTGGGCGTAAAACCGCAGGAATATCCGCACAGCATCATTCTGTTTAAAAAGCTTCACTACATTTTTGGCAAAAAGCGACTGACCGTTCCCACGCGCCAATATTCCATTCGTCGCTATGAATTTGACCACTGGCTGCTGCAACGTTCCGGGGCGCGTTTTATCCGGCACCAGGTTCAAAATATTCGTCGGCATGAAGATCATTTCATCATCGACGATCAATTTCGCTGCAAAATACTGGTGGGCGCCGGCGGCACAAATTGTCCGGTTTACCGTACCTTTTTTGCCAGACACAAACCACGCCAGCCGGAAAAACGCATCGCCACCATGGAACTGGAGTTTCCCTTTGCCTGGCGAGATAGCCATTGTTACCTGTGGTTTTTTGATAATGACCTCGCCGGCTATTCCTGGTACGTGCCCAAAGGCAACGGTCATTTGAATATCGGCATTGGCGGCAAATTTGCCATTTTGCAGAAAAAAAAGCAAACCATTCAACAGCACTGGCAATTTTTCGTCAACAAATTAATGCAAAAACAGTTGATCGATTCAGAACCGCAGGCGGTAAAAGGCTACCAATATTTTTTGCGCCAGGATGATCAGGTGCAAATGAAAGACATCTATTTAATTGGCGACGCGGCCGGCCTGGCTACTATTGACATGGGCGAAGGAATCGGCCCGGCCATACAAAGCGGATTGCTGGCGGCAGAGGCCATCCTCACCGGGCAGCCCTATTCCATTGCCAGAATACCGAAGTTTAGTTTATGGGACATTCTCTTCTGGTGGAGATGA
- the hypB gene encoding hydrogenase nickel incorporation protein HypB: MCDTCGCGEPGSQVTYQKPGETKHSHSHGDHMHEHDHGHAHHHDHGHAHPHDHSHAHAHPHDHDHGKTIQIETDVMQKNNLLAERNRGFFEARNIFVLNLVSSPGSGKTTLLEKTIEKLKNEIPFYVIEGDQQTLRDAERIDRVGAPVIQVNTGNGCHLDAQMINHAVKELDPAPHSVLLIENVGNLVCPSLFDLGEAHKVVIISVTEGDDKPLKYPTMFQHSDICIINKIDLLPYVEFDLELCKKYALQVNHHLKFFELSATQGEGMDAWLNWLKEHVEAHDKG, from the coding sequence ATGTGCGATACATGCGGATGCGGAGAACCGGGAAGTCAGGTTACCTATCAAAAACCGGGCGAAACCAAACACAGCCATTCACATGGCGATCACATGCATGAACACGATCATGGGCATGCACACCATCATGATCACGGGCATGCCCATCCACACGACCACAGCCATGCACACGCCCATCCCCACGACCATGACCATGGCAAAACCATTCAGATCGAAACCGATGTGATGCAAAAAAATAACCTGCTGGCCGAACGCAATCGCGGTTTTTTTGAGGCGCGTAATATTTTCGTATTAAATCTGGTCAGCTCGCCGGGCTCCGGAAAAACCACCCTTTTAGAAAAGACCATCGAAAAGTTAAAGAACGAAATTCCGTTTTACGTGATCGAAGGCGATCAGCAAACCTTACGAGACGCCGAACGGATCGACCGCGTCGGTGCGCCGGTCATTCAGGTTAATACGGGCAACGGCTGCCATCTGGACGCGCAGATGATCAACCATGCCGTTAAAGAACTCGATCCTGCGCCCCATTCTGTTTTACTTATCGAGAACGTGGGCAATCTGGTTTGTCCTTCTCTGTTTGATCTGGGCGAAGCGCACAAAGTGGTCATCATCTCGGTTACCGAAGGTGACGATAAACCGCTAAAATATCCGACCATGTTCCAGCATTCCGATATTTGTATCATTAATAAGATAGATCTTTTACCGTATGTGGAATTTGATCTGGAATTATGTAAAAAATACGCCTTGCAGGTCAACCATCACCTGAAGTTCTTTGAACTGTCGGCCACACAGGGCGAGGGCATGGACGCCTGGCTGAACTGGTTAAAAGAACATGTTGAGGCTCATGATAAGGGATAG
- the hypF gene encoding carbamoyltransferase HypF, producing MIRDRPAERTKIIRQRILVNGIVQGVGFRPFVFNLARQLQLSGFVTNTSQGVVIELQGQRTLIDEFVQRLQKDKPPLSEIISLQRTDIPLQDDGNFRIIASVDSADNQTLISPDIAICDDCLREMRDPSDRRYRYPFINCTNCGPRFTIIKRIPYDRPNTSMAEFAMCEACQAEYEDPTNRRFHAQPNACARCGPHVWLETVGDNKELAREQAAIELLARYLLDGKIVAIKGLGGFHLAVDATNEQAVQRLRRRKNREQKPLAVMAPDLAVVKKLVFLDAAEQELLTAPQRPIVLLKKKPHLPVAEAVAPANQRLGVMLPYTPLHYLIFDELQSRLPENKVPLLVMTSANRSEEPIVIDNEEARKRLFDIADYLLLHNRAILIRADDSVVARFAGQTVFIRRSRGYVPRPVFLNTQSKASVLAVGGELKNTVCFSKGGRAFLSQHIGDLENLLANQFFEETIEHFADILQTTPQRIICDLHPAYFSTQWAESQNYAPLVKVQHHHAHMAACMAEWQWDEPAIGVILDGTGYGYDGTIWGGEILAGDFTTLERLACFKPLPIPGGEAAIKEPWRMAVSYLLAAFGEALPELPFLKDKPIALIRQLLEKKLNSPLTSSCGRLFDAAAVISGGRQHIYYEAQATIEFTQAVRTIDVAPLQFEADLPYIPFEPIIRNLAELAVEGTPIALLAARFHVTMASLLEAVTLKAVQKTGLKTVVLSGGVFQNEILLKLLNAFLQKHNLKVLTHRQTPPNDGGISLGQCAIGLKLLLAGKEEVSFLDRVSGEV from the coding sequence ATGATAAGGGATAGACCTGCAGAGCGCACCAAAATAATACGCCAGCGGATTCTGGTTAATGGTATCGTTCAGGGCGTTGGTTTTCGTCCTTTTGTTTTTAATCTGGCCAGGCAGTTGCAGCTTTCCGGTTTTGTCACCAATACCAGCCAAGGCGTGGTGATTGAACTGCAGGGGCAGCGGACTTTAATCGATGAATTTGTGCAGCGCTTGCAAAAGGACAAACCGCCCCTGTCTGAAATTATTTCGTTGCAAAGAACAGATATTCCTTTACAAGATGATGGCAATTTTCGCATCATTGCTTCTGTTGATTCGGCGGATAATCAAACCCTGATCTCTCCGGACATTGCCATTTGTGATGACTGTCTGCGTGAAATGCGCGATCCATCCGATCGACGTTACCGCTATCCGTTCATCAACTGCACCAATTGCGGGCCGCGTTTCACCATTATTAAACGTATTCCTTACGACCGCCCCAATACCTCTATGGCCGAGTTTGCCATGTGTGAGGCGTGTCAGGCAGAATACGAGGATCCGACCAATCGGCGTTTTCATGCTCAACCAAACGCCTGCGCGCGCTGCGGGCCGCACGTCTGGCTGGAGACGGTTGGCGACAATAAAGAGCTTGCTCGCGAACAGGCGGCCATCGAGCTGCTGGCGCGCTATCTATTGGACGGTAAAATTGTGGCCATCAAGGGACTGGGCGGTTTTCATCTGGCGGTGGATGCCACCAATGAACAGGCTGTGCAACGCCTGCGTCGGCGCAAAAACCGCGAACAAAAACCGCTGGCCGTCATGGCGCCTGACCTGGCAGTCGTTAAAAAGCTGGTCTTCCTCGATGCTGCCGAACAGGAACTGCTCACCGCGCCACAAAGACCCATTGTTCTGTTAAAAAAGAAACCGCATCTGCCTGTGGCGGAAGCCGTGGCGCCTGCCAACCAGAGGTTGGGTGTGATGCTGCCTTACACGCCCCTGCACTACCTGATTTTTGATGAACTGCAAAGCAGATTGCCCGAAAATAAAGTACCGCTACTGGTAATGACCAGCGCCAATCGCAGCGAAGAACCAATTGTCATCGATAATGAAGAAGCGCGAAAAAGGCTTTTCGATATTGCGGATTATTTGCTGCTGCACAACCGGGCAATTTTAATTCGCGCAGACGACTCGGTTGTGGCGCGTTTTGCCGGACAAACCGTATTTATCCGCCGCAGCCGGGGCTACGTACCGCGGCCGGTGTTTTTGAACACGCAAAGCAAAGCGTCGGTGCTGGCCGTGGGCGGCGAGTTAAAAAATACCGTCTGCTTTTCCAAAGGCGGGCGCGCTTTTTTAAGTCAGCACATTGGCGATCTGGAAAATTTGCTGGCCAACCAATTTTTTGAAGAAACCATTGAGCATTTTGCAGATATTTTACAAACCACGCCGCAGCGAATCATCTGCGACCTGCATCCCGCGTATTTTTCAACACAGTGGGCAGAAAGTCAAAATTACGCGCCGCTCGTAAAGGTGCAGCATCATCACGCGCACATGGCGGCCTGTATGGCTGAATGGCAGTGGGACGAGCCGGCGATTGGCGTGATTCTGGACGGCACCGGTTACGGGTATGACGGCACGATCTGGGGCGGTGAGATTCTGGCGGGTGATTTTACCACGCTTGAACGTCTGGCCTGTTTTAAGCCGCTGCCCATTCCAGGCGGGGAAGCGGCCATCAAAGAGCCCTGGCGCATGGCCGTTAGTTACCTGCTGGCCGCCTTTGGCGAAGCGCTGCCTGAACTTCCGTTTTTAAAAGATAAGCCCATTGCTTTGATCCGGCAATTACTTGAAAAAAAGCTGAACAGTCCATTAACCAGCAGTTGTGGTCGTTTGTTTGATGCCGCGGCTGTAATCAGCGGCGGGAGGCAGCATATTTACTACGAAGCGCAGGCGACTATTGAATTTACGCAGGCCGTTCGTACGATCGACGTTGCGCCATTGCAATTCGAAGCCGATTTACCTTATATTCCTTTTGAGCCCATTATCAGAAACCTGGCTGAGCTGGCTGTGGAAGGGACGCCTATTGCGCTGCTGGCCGCCAGATTTCATGTTACCATGGCGAGTTTACTGGAAGCGGTTACTTTGAAAGCCGTTCAAAAAACGGGACTTAAAACCGTTGTTTTAAGCGGCGGCGTCTTTCAAAATGAGATTTTGCTTAAGTTGTTAAACGCTTTTTTACAAAAGCACAATTTAAAAGTGTTAACGCACCGCCAGACGCCGCCCAATGACGGTGGAATTTCTCTGGGACAATGCGCTATTGGATTGAAACTGCTGCTAGCCGGAAAAGAAGAAGTCTCGTTTTTGGATCGAGTAAGCGGCGAAGTTTAA
- a CDS encoding DNA-3-methyladenine glycosylase I — protein MNKKRCDWVPQNDLLYMAYHDEEWGVPVYDDQKLFEFLILEGFQAGLSWRTVLHKRENFRRAFDWFDAQKIAAYDERKIEQLMQNADIIRNRSKILACVNNARCFLETQEKFGSFSDFIWRFTDGRPIVNHWQSLAEVPARTELSDLISKELKQMGFKFVGSTIVYAHMQATGMVNDHLVYCFRHGELSLLNF, from the coding sequence ATGAACAAAAAACGTTGCGACTGGGTTCCGCAAAACGATCTCCTGTACATGGCCTATCACGATGAAGAGTGGGGCGTGCCCGTTTATGACGATCAAAAACTGTTTGAGTTTTTAATTCTGGAAGGATTTCAGGCCGGCCTGAGCTGGCGGACGGTTTTACACAAACGGGAAAATTTCCGCCGGGCTTTTGACTGGTTTGATGCGCAAAAGATCGCCGCTTATGATGAACGCAAGATCGAACAACTGATGCAAAATGCGGACATCATTCGTAATCGCTCGAAAATTCTGGCCTGTGTGAACAACGCGCGATGTTTTTTAGAGACGCAGGAAAAATTCGGCAGCTTTTCAGATTTTATCTGGCGCTTTACCGATGGCCGGCCGATCGTAAATCACTGGCAAAGTTTAGCCGAAGTTCCCGCCCGAACCGAACTTTCCGATCTGATCAGCAAGGAATTAAAACAAATGGGCTTCAAGTTTGTTGGCTCTACCATCGTTTATGCGCACATGCAGGCCACAGGAATGGTCAATGATCATCTGGTTTATTGCTTTCGGCATGGCGAATTATCGCTTTTAAATTTTTGA
- a CDS encoding TIGR00266 family protein — MADVIDYRILGDEMQIVEIELDPGEGVRAEAGAMLYMEDGIEMQTGTGGGIFKGFKRMITGESFFITTFLYRGQGKGLVSFAAPYPGKIIPVDLTQFGGRILCQKDAFLCAAAGIEIEVAFTKRLGAGLFGGEGFILQELRGDGMAFIHAGGTVIEKNLAAGERLRVDTGCLVALAPTVDYDIQFIGGFKNALFGGEGLFLAVLRGPGTVYLQSLPFSRLADRISAAARFQQKGEQKGIGGSGILGGLISGD, encoded by the coding sequence ATGGCCGACGTGATTGACTATCGCATTTTGGGCGACGAGATGCAAATTGTTGAGATTGAGTTAGACCCGGGAGAAGGGGTGCGGGCTGAAGCGGGCGCCATGTTGTACATGGAAGATGGCATTGAAATGCAGACCGGCACTGGAGGCGGAATTTTTAAAGGCTTTAAACGCATGATTACCGGCGAAAGCTTTTTTATTACCACTTTTCTCTACCGTGGACAGGGCAAAGGACTCGTAAGTTTTGCAGCGCCGTATCCCGGTAAAATTATTCCGGTAGATTTAACTCAATTTGGCGGAAGAATTTTATGCCAGAAAGACGCTTTTTTGTGCGCGGCGGCCGGCATTGAAATCGAAGTGGCTTTTACCAAACGTCTGGGCGCCGGCCTGTTTGGCGGCGAAGGCTTTATTTTACAGGAACTGCGCGGCGATGGCATGGCCTTCATCCACGCCGGCGGTACGGTGATTGAAAAAAATCTGGCTGCGGGCGAACGCCTGCGCGTGGACACCGGCTGCCTGGTTGCCTTGGCCCCCACCGTGGATTACGACATCCAATTTATTGGCGGATTTAAAAACGCCCTGTTCGGCGGCGAAGGATTGTTCCTGGCCGTGCTGCGCGGGCCGGGCACGGTCTATTTGCAAAGTCTGCCTTTTTCTCGTCTGGCCGACCGCATCTCTGCCGCGGCGCGTTTCCAGCAAAAGGGCGAGCAAAAAGGTATCGGCGGCTCCGGCATTCTGGGCGGTTTGATCAGCGGCGATTAG
- a CDS encoding phosphatase PAP2 family protein, with protein sequence MVDLLNALNQLDTALFIFFNVHLANPVFDVIMPFVTDKHTWYPVWLAIIVLLSWKGGSKGRWVVFIAIVAVGTADLGVNRILKPFFQRVRPCNVVENAHLLLGKKSSFSMPSSHAANFFTLAMVFSYFYRKYQLIFWFLAALVAYSRIAVGVHYPFDVLLGALVGVAIAWSWIELFKRLLASKKYPWLK encoded by the coding sequence ATGGTAGATTTACTCAATGCGTTAAATCAGTTAGATACCGCTCTTTTCATTTTCTTTAACGTCCATCTGGCAAATCCCGTGTTTGATGTGATCATGCCCTTTGTAACGGACAAGCATACCTGGTATCCGGTCTGGCTTGCCATCATTGTGTTATTAAGCTGGAAAGGCGGAAGCAAAGGACGTTGGGTGGTGTTCATTGCCATTGTGGCGGTTGGTACGGCTGATCTTGGCGTTAACCGCATTTTAAAGCCTTTCTTTCAGCGCGTGCGTCCCTGCAATGTGGTCGAAAATGCCCATCTTTTACTCGGAAAAAAATCGTCGTTTTCCATGCCCTCTTCTCATGCGGCCAATTTTTTTACGCTGGCCATGGTTTTCAGCTACTTTTACCGAAAGTACCAGCTCATCTTCTGGTTTCTGGCGGCGCTGGTTGCCTATTCGCGTATTGCGGTTGGCGTGCATTATCCGTTTGATGTTCTGCTGGGCGCCCTGGTCGGAGTAGCCATTGCCTGGAGCTGGATTGAGCTATTTAAAAGGCTACTGGCCTCTAAAAAATATCCCTGGTTAAAATAA
- a CDS encoding TIGR01777 family oxidoreductase, with translation MKIIITGATGFIGRYLVLFFSERKFPVVALSRNPQKAKNIFPPHVTCLPWKNMDAASWLDELDGPAAVINLIGENIAGALWTRSYKQKLRDSRLNSVETIVQAFQQAPGRDHILIQASAVGYYGNVHHKVDETSPAGSDFLARLVVEWENASKTLEAVGVRRVLARLGVVLGREGALRKMILPYKLFAGGPLGSGKQGFPWIHIADVARAMLLMIEHDELYGVFNFVAPQTVTQKEFSRALGKVLHRPAWLPAPAPLLKLLLGEMARSALLSGQFVEPKKLLAAGFRFQFPELKKALEDILK, from the coding sequence ATGAAAATTATCATTACCGGAGCTACCGGATTTATCGGCCGTTACCTGGTTCTTTTCTTTTCCGAGAGAAAATTTCCGGTGGTCGCATTAAGTCGCAATCCGCAAAAAGCAAAAAACATCTTTCCTCCTCATGTAACCTGTTTACCCTGGAAGAATATGGACGCCGCTTCCTGGCTGGACGAGCTGGATGGACCGGCGGCGGTCATTAATTTAATTGGCGAGAATATTGCCGGCGCTTTGTGGACCAGGTCGTACAAACAAAAACTGCGCGATAGTCGCCTTAACTCCGTTGAAACCATCGTACAGGCTTTTCAACAGGCGCCAGGAAGAGATCATATACTCATTCAGGCTTCGGCGGTTGGTTATTACGGCAATGTACATCACAAGGTGGATGAAACGTCTCCTGCGGGCAGCGATTTTTTGGCGCGTCTGGTAGTTGAGTGGGAAAACGCCAGTAAAACGCTGGAAGCCGTGGGCGTGCGCAGAGTACTTGCTCGTCTGGGCGTGGTGCTGGGCAGGGAGGGCGCGCTGCGCAAAATGATTTTACCGTATAAACTTTTTGCCGGCGGGCCGTTGGGCAGCGGAAAACAGGGTTTTCCGTGGATCCACATTGCAGATGTAGCGCGGGCCATGCTGCTTATGATTGAACATGACGAGCTATATGGTGTTTTTAATTTTGTGGCGCCGCAAACGGTAACGCAAAAGGAATTCAGTCGCGCCCTGGGAAAGGTTTTACATCGTCCGGCGTGGCTGCCCGCGCCCGCTCCTCTTTTAAAACTTTTACTGGGCGAAATGGCGCGCTCTGCCTTGCTAAGCGGGCAGTTTGTGGAACCTAAAAAATTACTTGCCGCCGGATTCCGCTTTCAATTCCCTGAATTAAAGAAAGCTCTGGAAGATATTCTGAAATAA
- the hypA gene encoding hydrogenase maturation nickel metallochaperone HypA: MMHEMSIAMNIVDIAVQTAQKNGAHKINSITVEIGALSGVVPEALEFCFEAATKETMAEGCRLEIVYLKAQAECSACGFKFETDQFLNLCPQCGEQVFAAGGQQLQVKAINVD, translated from the coding sequence ATGATGCACGAAATGTCCATTGCCATGAATATCGTGGATATTGCCGTACAAACGGCTCAAAAAAACGGGGCGCACAAGATCAACTCCATTACCGTCGAAATCGGCGCGCTATCCGGCGTGGTACCCGAGGCGCTTGAATTTTGCTTCGAAGCGGCTACAAAAGAGACCATGGCCGAAGGATGTCGTCTGGAAATCGTCTATTTAAAAGCGCAGGCCGAGTGCTCCGCTTGTGGCTTTAAATTTGAAACCGATCAATTTTTGAATCTCTGCCCGCAGTGTGGAGAGCAGGTCTTTGCCGCGGGCGGACAGCAACTGCAGGTGAAGGCCATCAATGTGGATTGA
- the secG gene encoding preprotein translocase subunit SecG, translating into MYTLLIILFVLVSIVMVVVILLQSGKGQGLAGSIGGGMGGGPSVFGGRGAADFLSKATAWIATIYFVLAIVISVLYKSHAESTQKSLIEKRMEEQKQIPAPHIPVAPIDGQENQQPANQE; encoded by the coding sequence ATGTACACATTATTGATTATTCTTTTCGTATTGGTTAGTATTGTCATGGTGGTTGTTATTTTGCTACAGTCTGGCAAAGGCCAGGGGCTGGCAGGTTCCATTGGCGGTGGAATGGGCGGAGGGCCGTCTGTTTTTGGAGGCCGTGGAGCGGCGGATTTTTTGAGTAAAGCAACCGCATGGATTGCTACGATCTACTTTGTCCTGGCGATTGTGATTAGCGTACTTTACAAATCTCATGCAGAATCGACGCAAAAGAGTTTAATTGAGAAGAGAATGGAAGAGCAAAAGCAAATACCTGCGCCGCACATTCCGGTGGCCCCTATTGATGGGCAGGAAAACCAACAACCGGCAAATCAGGAGTAA
- a CDS encoding YifB family Mg chelatase-like AAA ATPase, translating into MISKVYSAALMGIDAYLVEVETHLEKGMPYFGIVGLPDNAVKESRERVAAAIKNSGIYFVAQQRITINLAPADIKKEGSSYDLPIAIGILTAQGKIDAQAVEDYLILGELALDGSIRPIHGSLSIAIKAREGHFKGLIVPQENAREAAMGSGSVKVYPMGHLLDVVNFLNGNADFDPLVVDVQRIFSEESQSPLDLRDVKGQEHVKRAMEVAAAGGHNIIMIGPPGSGKTMLARRFPTILPLMSLEEAIETTKIHSVAGLLPPDHGLIGVRPFRSPHHTISDVALVGGGRFPRPGEVSLAHHGVLFLDELPEFKKNVLEVLRQPMEDGKVSIARAAFSLTYPAKFMLVAAMNPCPCGYYGDPTHSCTCTLPQIQKYRSRISGPLLDRIDLHVEVPAVNFKQLTSERSGEPSAVVRERVQRAREVQLKRFVNEKNIYCNAHMESNQIRKYCKIDEQGKELMSNAIKNVGLSARAYDRVLKVARTIADLEESEQILAHHLSEAIQYRSLDREMP; encoded by the coding sequence ATGATTTCTAAAGTGTACTCGGCCGCCTTAATGGGCATCGATGCATATCTGGTAGAAGTGGAAACTCATCTGGAAAAAGGTATGCCCTATTTTGGCATTGTAGGTCTGCCAGACAACGCGGTTAAGGAAAGTCGGGAGCGCGTGGCGGCAGCCATTAAAAATTCTGGCATCTATTTTGTAGCGCAACAACGCATCACCATTAATCTGGCTCCGGCCGACATCAAAAAGGAAGGCTCTTCGTACGATTTGCCCATTGCCATCGGTATTTTGACGGCTCAGGGCAAGATCGATGCGCAGGCAGTGGAAGATTATCTGATTCTGGGAGAGCTGGCTCTGGATGGCAGCATCCGTCCCATTCACGGTAGTCTGTCCATTGCCATTAAAGCGCGTGAAGGCCATTTCAAAGGTTTAATCGTTCCGCAAGAAAACGCCCGCGAGGCGGCCATGGGCAGCGGTTCGGTAAAGGTCTATCCCATGGGCCATTTGCTGGATGTGGTCAACTTTTTGAATGGCAATGCCGATTTTGATCCGCTGGTGGTGGATGTGCAGCGTATTTTCTCCGAAGAGAGTCAATCACCGCTGGATTTACGGGACGTAAAAGGGCAGGAGCATGTTAAGAGGGCTATGGAGGTCGCCGCGGCCGGTGGACACAACATCATCATGATCGGGCCGCCGGGATCGGGCAAGACCATGCTGGCCAGACGATTTCCCACCATTTTGCCGCTCATGTCCCTGGAAGAAGCCATCGAAACCACCAAAATTCATTCTGTAGCTGGCCTGTTGCCGCCCGATCACGGTTTGATTGGCGTGCGTCCCTTTCGTTCGCCGCATCACACCATTTCGGATGTGGCGCTGGTGGGGGGCGGACGTTTTCCGCGTCCCGGCGAAGTCAGTCTGGCGCACCATGGCGTTCTTTTCCTGGATGAATTGCCCGAATTCAAAAAAAATGTGCTGGAAGTGCTGCGTCAACCCATGGAAGACGGCAAAGTGTCCATTGCGCGCGCAGCCTTTTCTTTAACCTATCCGGCCAAATTCATGCTGGTGGCGGCCATGAATCCCTGCCCCTGCGGCTATTATGGCGATCCTACCCACTCCTGCACCTGCACCCTCCCGCAAATTCAGAAGTACCGCTCGAGAATCTCCGGCCCTCTGCTGGATCGCATCGATTTGCATGTGGAGGTGCCCGCCGTCAACTTTAAGCAGCTAACCTCTGAACGTTCTGGCGAGCCGTCGGCCGTGGTTAGAGAGCGCGTTCAACGGGCAAGAGAAGTACAGCTCAAACGATTTGTAAACGAAAAAAACATTTACTGTAACGCGCACATGGAGAGCAACCAGATTCGTAAATATTGTAAAATTGACGAGCAGGGCAAGGAGCTGATGAGCAACGCCATTAAAAACGTGGGCCTGTCTGCACGCGCTTACGATCGTGTCCTGAAAGTGGCCAGAACCATCGCCGATCTGGAAGAAAGCGAACAGATTTTAGCGCATCATTTAAGCGAGGCTATTCAGTACCGCAGCCTGGATCGGGAAATGCCGTGA
- a CDS encoding cyclase family protein: MNTVIDLSHPIVEGMPLFPGTLPIKIKQLHVVEKDGFAEKQVTITTHVGTHLDAPAHMEKNGKTVDQLPVLQFWGSAQVVDVRPFVNEPIPADLIENALNDDPPDFLLFYTAFAEKWGTAEYFGRFPVLSLQATDLICNSRLKGIGLDAPSVDAMDAEVYRVHHKLFAAEKIIVENLTNLHALPPAKFWFGVFPLKVKGADGMPVRAVAILNGE, encoded by the coding sequence TTGAATACAGTAATCGATCTTTCCCATCCGATTGTAGAAGGCATGCCGCTTTTTCCGGGAACTCTGCCAATCAAAATTAAACAACTGCATGTGGTCGAAAAAGATGGCTTCGCTGAAAAACAGGTGACGATTACAACGCATGTGGGCACGCATCTTGACGCGCCGGCGCACATGGAAAAAAACGGTAAAACGGTGGACCAGCTCCCCGTACTGCAATTCTGGGGCAGCGCACAGGTGGTTGACGTACGGCCCTTTGTCAACGAGCCGATTCCAGCGGATTTGATTGAAAATGCGCTCAATGATGATCCGCCGGACTTTTTATTGTTTTACACCGCTTTTGCGGAAAAATGGGGCACTGCGGAATACTTTGGGCGCTTCCCCGTACTCAGTCTTCAGGCAACGGATTTGATCTGTAATAGCCGTCTTAAAGGGATTGGGCTGGATGCGCCTTCGGTGGATGCCATGGATGCGGAGGTGTATCGCGTGCACCACAAGTTATTTGCCGCCGAAAAGATAATCGTTGAAAATCTCACCAATCTGCATGCGCTGCCGCCAGCAAAGTTCTGGTTCGGCGTTTTTCCCTTAAAAGTAAAGGGCGCCGATGGAATGCCGGTCAGAGCGGTGGCAATCTTAAACGGGGAGTAA